A segment of the Actinomycetota bacterium genome:
CAGATTATGTAGCTCTTCCTGAAGTATGTGCATGGAAAAATTCTGAAAAGATACCGTTTGAATTTGCATCAGTTCAGGAACCCTTGGGTAACTCTGTTTATGCAACTTTGGAAGGTGGAGGTGTTACAGGTAAAAAAGTGGTAATTTTTGGTTGTGGACCAACTGGTCTATTTGCAGCAGGAGTTGCAAAAGTTTCAGGAGCATCAGAAATAATATCTGTTGGAAAGCACGAATTCAGAATGGAAATTGCTAAAAAGATGGGAGCTGATCATATATTGAAATATCCAGATGACGATATTGTAAAATTAATAACAGAAATTACTGATGGAGAGGGAGTAGATGTAGTTATTGAAATGACAGGTAGTCAGGATGCTATAAATCAAGGCCTTTCAGTTTTAAAAAAAGGAGGGAGATTTACAGCGTTTGGTATTCCTTCGGGAAAAGTTGAAATAGATCTTGCAAATGATATTATTTTTAAGGGAGCAAATATTGTTGGAATATCCGGGAGGAAGATGTTTGACACTTGGTATAGAGTTGCTGGACTACTTGAATCAAAGCGGATTGACATATCTCCTGTTATTACACATAAATTTCCTTTGGAGGAGTTTAAAAAAGGCTTCGAGCTAATGATGTCTGAGGAGAGAAAAGCAGCAAAAATATTATTATTTCCGTAAAATATCATTTTAAAATAAAAATAATGTATTAATAGGAGGTGTTGTAAATGAGTCACCACATGAAATTTTTGGATGAAGCTCTTGATAATTTAAGGAAAAATAAAATATTCAGAGAGCTTACAGTTATAGAGGGAGCTCAAGGTCCAAGAGTAAAAATAGGAGGAAAAGAGGTAATAAATCTATCCTCAAACAATTATCTTGGTCTTAATACCCACCCTAAGTTAAAGGAAGCAGCTTTAAAAGCTATAGAAAAATATGGGGTTGGTTCTGGAGCAGTTAGAACTATCGCAGGTACATTAGATATTCATAAGAAATCGGAGGAAAGAATTGCAGAGTTTAAGAAAACAGAAGCAGTGGTACTTTTTCAATCAGGGGGACTTGCTAATCAAGGAACAATTCAATCCATAATGGGAAAAGATGATGTAATATTTTCTGATGAATTTAATCACGCTAGCATAATAGATGGTTGCAGGTTGAGTAGAGCAGAGATTAAAGTTTATCCTCATAAGGACATGGGGGTCCTTGAAAACTTACTCAAAGAGTATAAGGGAACTGGAAAGAAGCTTATTGTATCTGATGGTGTTTTTAGTATGGATGGTGATATATGTCCTCTTCCAAATATCGCTGAGTTAGGTGAAAAGTATGAGGCAATAACTATGGTGGATGATGCTCATGCAAGTGGAGTATTGGGCAAGAACGGGAGAGGAACAGTTGATCACTTTAATTTACATGGAAGAATTGATATACAGATGGGAACTCTTTCTAAAGCAATTGGTTGTATGGGAGGATATATAGCAGGGAGCAAATCACTTAGAGATTATCTTATTCATTTTTCAAGACCATTTTTATTTAGCACGTCCCATCCACCAAGTGTCCCAGCATCAATCTTGGCAGCAATAGATGTATTGGAAAATGAACCAGAAATATTAGACACTCTCTGGTCAAATGTGAACTTTTTTAAAGGAGAACTAAAGAATTTAGGATTTGATACAGGTATAAGTGAAACACCTATCACTCCTGTTATTGTGGGAGAGGCTTCAATAGCTGTGAAAATGAGTGATAGGCTTCTTGAAGAGGCTATATTTGGACAAAGTATAAGTTTTCCCACAGTTCCAAGGGGAAAAGCGAGAATAAGAACAATTGTAACAGCTGCTCATACAAAAGATGACCTTTCCATTGCTTTAGAGAAGTTTGAGAAAGTTGGAAAAGAGTTAGCTATAATTTAAAAGTGAATTTTATTTATTAAAACTTTAATAAGGTAGGACAAGACTTTACAAGAATGGGGTCTATAATTAAAAAATGAGTAAAGTTGCAATTGTAAAATGTGAAAATTATGAAGAAGATGTAGTAAAAAAAGCAGTAGAAAAATCCATAAATTTATTGGGTGGAATTTCAAATTTTATAAATGAAAAAGATAAAGTATTAATAAAACCAAATCTTTTAAGAGCAAGTTTACCTGAAAGTCTAATAATAACATATCCTGCTTTAATTAAATCAGTTGCAAAACTTGTTAGAAATTTGGGTGCCGAAGTTACTATTGGAGATAGCCCTGGTGGTACATTTACAAAAAATTCTCTCTCTAAAGTTTATAAAATTTCTGGATTAACAGATGTTTCAAATGAAACAGGTGCTAAGCTAAATTGGAATACAAATTACTCTACCAAACCTAATCCAGAAGGACTAATAGTAAAATCTTTTGAAATAATAGATGCAGTTTCCAAAGCAGATAAGATTATCTCTATTTCTAAGCTAAAAACTCACGGTTTTACTTATATAACTGGAGCTGTTAAAAACTTATTTGGATTAATACCAGGTCTTAAAAAAATTGGATTTCATACAATGTTTCAAAATGTAGACCATTTCTCACAGATGTTGCTTGATTTATATATTTTAACAAAACCAGCACTCAACATAATGGATGCAGTAATTGCAATGGAAGGGAGCGGACCATCAGCTGGTGATGCTAAAAAGGTAGGATTGATACTAGCAAGTGATGATGCAGTCTGTTTGGATTTAGTTGCAACCTATATTATAGGTGTGAATCCATTGAAAGTACCAACTTTAAAAGCTGCCATAGATAGAGGTATGATTAGTGGAGAGATTTCAGATATAGAGATTGTTGGAGAAGATATAAATTCAGTAAGAGTATTAGATTTTAAACCACATCCAACTGAACGAAGGGATTTTTGGTTTTATCCACCAGTTATTCGCAAATGGGCTATAAAAAATTTAAACTCAACACCTATTATTAAATCAAATTGCATTGGTTGTGGAGTATGCATAAAAAATTGCTCGGTAAATGCTATGAAGTTAATATCAATAAATAAAATGTCAATAGATAAAGATGTAAAGAAAAAAGCTAATATTGACTTGAAAAAATGTATCAGATGTTATTGCTGTCACGAACTGTGTCCGGAAAAAGCAGTGGGATTAAAAAAACCTTTCCTTTTAAAAATGATTTCATTAAAATCCTAATTTTAAATAGGTGCTTTATTTATCTTGTCATTGCGAGAGACGAAGTCTCGAAGCAATCTCATATATTTTTAATTGTATTTTAAAAAATTGAGAGGTGGAATTTTGAGAGAAGAATTTATTGATTCATTAATAAAAGCTGAAAAATCAAAAATTATATTGGTAGTTATTGACGGAGTAGGAGGATTGGCTTTACCAGGTGGTAAGGGAACAGAATTGCAAATTGCAAACACACCCAATCTGGATGCATTAGCTACAGAGTCATCATGCGGTTTATTGGAGCCAATTGGTGCTGGAATTACTCCTGGAAGTGGTCCTGCACATTTAGCACTTTTTGGATACGATCCTATAAAAAATAATATGGGAAGAGGTATTTTATCTGCTCTTGGAACAGGATTTAATCTCACATCAGATGATGTTGCAGCGAGAGTAAATTTCGCAACAGTAGATGAAAAAGGTAGAGTCTTAGATAGAAGAGCAGGAAGGATAAAAACTGAACTTAATAAAAAACTTTGTGAAAAGATATTGAAAAATATTAAATTAGATCCATCTATTAAATTTTTTCTATACCCAGAGAAAGATTATAGGGCAGTGCTTATTTTAAGAGGTGATGATCTTTGGGGAGATTTAGTAGATACAGATCCTCAAAAAATAGGTGTAGTTCCACTTCAGCCGAAAGCAACAAACACTCGTTCCAAAAAAACTGCAAAAATTGTTTCTGATTTTATATCGCAAGTAAGAATTATCTTAGCTGATGAGAAACTTGCAAATATGATTCTTTTAAGAGGATTTGATAAATATATTCCCTTTAAATCAATAAAAGAGAGGTATAGTTTAAAAGCCTTAGCAATTGCTGAGTACCCAATGTACAAAGGAATGGCTAAATTATTAGGAATGGAAATAGCAAAAAATATATCAGGATTAGATAGTCAAATTGAAGCTTTAAAAAAGAATTATGATAAGTATGATTTCTTCTTCTTTCATATAAAAAAGACAGATAGTTTTGGTGAGGATGGAGATTTTGATGCAAAAGTAAAAGAAATAGAGAAAGTTGATGCTATGATTCCTGAGATTGTTGAACTGAACCCAGATGTTTTGGTTGTTACATCTGATCATTCTACACCTGCATTGCTTAGGTATCATAGTTGGCATCCTGTTCCTGTAGTGATTAAATCAATTTATGCAAGAAAGGATTCAGTTACAAAATTTGATGAAATAAGCTGTGCAAATGGAATATTAGGATTAAAACCAACAACAGATTTAATGCCACTTGCTTTGGCTTGTGCTAATAGATTGAAAAAATTTGGTGCGTAGATAATTAATATGTAATTTGCCTTTTATTTTATAATATATCTTGTAAAAAAAATAAGTAGAAAAAATAAAATTAATAATTGATAAGATTGATGATTAGAAATGCCATATAGCAAAATAGTTATGGATCATTTTTTAAATCCAAGAAATGTGGGAGAAATAGAGGATGCTGACGGAATAGGGGAGGTTGGTAACCCTATCTGTGGTGATCTTATGACTTTTTATATAAAGGTAAAAAACAATAAATTAGAGGATATAAAATTTAAGACTTTTGGATGTGGAGCTGCAATAGCAGTTTCATCTATTGTTTCTGAAACTGCAAAGGGTATGAACTTAGATGAGGCTGAGAAAATAACCAGTAAAAAAGTAGCTGAAATGTTGGGAGGTTTACCACCCCAGAAATTTCATTGCTCTAACTTAGGAGCAAAAGCATTAAAAAAAGCTATTGAAAACTATAGAAAAAAAGCAGGTAAATTAAATAGAGAAATTAAATCTAAATAATTAATTTAAGAAAACTATAGACTTCTTTCTTCGGGACCATCATAAATTATCTGATCAAGCGGCACAGCTTTAAAAGGTTTTTCCCTTTCTTCTTGTTCAATTGCATGAGCAACAAGTCCAGCAGCCCTTGATACAATATAAAAACCCTTACCATATTTATAAGGAAATCCCATATCTGATATGATAGATGCAATTGCTCCATCTACATTTAGAATTATTTTTTTATTTAACATATTTTTAATAGATTGCTCAATCTCAGATACTAGCTTACAATGCCCTCCATAAATTTTGAGATCTTTTGCTAATTTTAATAATTTCTTAGTTCTTGGATCAGATTTATGGTATGGATGACCAAATCCAAGTACCCTTTTCTTTTGCAAGTGATGTTTCTGTACTATTTCATCAGCTATTTGTGATAAAGTTTTATTTTGTTTTTCACTCTCTTTTACTCCTTCTTGGAGAATCTTTGCACATCCCTCAATTGAACCTCCATGATATTCACCTAATGCTATAATACCTGATGCTACACTCGCTTGCAGGGGAACACCTGATGATGCTACAAATCTTGTTGCATCAGCAGATGGAGCAGCTAAGCTATGATCGCAGCCTGACACTAACATTGCATTCATCATTTTACCCTCTTCTTTAGTAGGAAATTTTCCCATCCATAGAAGATATACAACTTCACAAAAACTCTTTTTTCCTATAATTTTATCTAAAGCATAACCTCTAATTATGATTTTGTTAGGTTCAACTTTGGATATAGCTGTTCTCCACTCAAATTTCTTCTCTTTCATTTTCCCTCCTGAAAATCAAGAGCTTTTACATTTAAATTCTCTAATATAATTTTTTTATAGTGATTGCTTTTTGAGGGCATTTTTCTAAACAAAGATTACAAAATACGCATTCATCTTCATTTTCCTCAATAACTGAAATTATTCCATTATTCTCTTCTAATTTTTCAAATTTAAAAATTTCAACAGGACAAACCTCTTCACATATTTTACAATTTTTAACTTTTTTACATTTATTATTATTAATTTCTACTTTTACAAACATTCCCATAATTTTCACCATAAAAATATAATATTTTTAGCTTAATGATTCTTTTACATAATCAACTAATTGAGTTAGCGTATCTGCTACCAATACGCCAGCTCTTTTAAATGCTTCAATTTTTCCTTTAGCTGTTCCCTTTCCTTTTTGCACAATGACACCAGCATGTCCAAATCTCATTCCAGGCATCTCATCAACAAATCTTCCACCTATAAAAGCTATTACAGGTTTAGAATATGAATGTTCAATTATATATCTAGCCGCATCCTCTTCTTGTGTACCTCCAGGTTCACAGAAAAGAACAACAACTTTTGTTTGAGTGTCTTTTTCAAAAAGAGGGAGTAGTTCTCTAAATGTCATTCCAACAATTGGGTCCCCACCAACACTGATGCATGTACTTTGTCCTATTTCATTACTGGTTAATAAATTTGCAAGCTCTGTTGTCATTCCACCACTAGTAGAAGCAATTCCAGCTGGACCTATCATATATGATTTTTTTGTTTCAATTTGTGGTCCGCCAATAGCTCCAACCTTAGATTTACCAGGTGAAATTATTCCTAATGAGTTTGGTCCTATAACTTTTGTACCTTTTTGTTCTGCAAAATCTAAAATCAAAACTACATCTTTTTTTGGGATTCTCTCAGTAAAAATTACAATAAGCTTTATATTTGCGTCTATTGCTTCTAATGCAGCATCTTTTGCAAAAGGAGGAGGTACAGATATGATTGATGTATTTGCTATAAAGTTTTTCACTACATCATTAACACAATCAAAAACAGGGATTCCATGAATAGTCTGTCCTCCTTTTCCTGGAGTTACACCACCAACCACATTAGTACCATAATCAAGCATATATTTAGTAAATAATGATGCTTCTCTCCCTGTAATTCCCTGAACCAAAACTCTTATTTTCTCATCTATTAAAATACTCAATTATCTCTCCATTTATAAAAAAATAAATCAATCATTTATTATCTTTAATTAGGAAATCATTTCAACTGCTGCTTTTGCAGCTTGATCTATAGAATAACTCCTATCCATATATTTTATTTTGTATTTTTTAAGAATTCTGTATCCATCCTCTTCATATGCACCTGCACTTCTAAATAAAACTGGATATTCACTTGGATTTATATCTAATTCAACCATTGCTAAAATTACTCCTCTTGCCACAAGATCTACTCGGGTGTTATTTAAAACATTAGTTATAACTGCTAATCCTTTTATGTCTGGTTTTTTTAGAATCAGTTTTGTTAGTTCTTTTACTTTCTTAACTGTAGGGTTACCACCAATTTCACAATAATTTGCTGGTTTTCCACCATGATATCTTATAGCATCAAAGATAGTAAGGGATGCCCCACCTCCTCCGATTAATAATCCCAAATCTCCATCAAACTCAACAACTCTGCCTGCAACACCTCTGTGGTCAATCTTATCAATTTTTTCTGCTTCTATTTCAAACTTTGTAGGAATTCTTGGGCTGTCTTTCCTGATTGGTATTCCTAATTGCTCTAATTCTTTATGTCTATAAAGAGCTTCCTGTTCAAGTTCTAAATGGGCATCTGCTGCAATCAATTCTCCATCTTGAGTCAATATCAAAGGATTTATTTCTGCTAAATCACAATCATATTTTTTAAAAATATTAAATAATTTAACAGCAATACCTGCAGCCTTAAACATATCTTTTGACTTCAGCCCCATATTTTTTGCAAGTAATTTTCCTTGATAGTTTTGAATTCCCCAGATCATATTAACAGGTAAAGTAAAAACCTTTTCTGGATATTTTTTAGCTACTTCATTGATGTCAATACCACCAAGAGAAGATGAAATTACTACAGCAGTTTTTTGAGATATGTCATAAGTTATTCCAAGAAAAAGCTCAGCAGATGGAAATAATCTTTCTTCTACTAAAACCTTTCTTACTTCAAATCCCTTTATTTTTAATGAAAATAGCTTTCTTGCTAATTGTTTTGCCTCTTTGGGGTTTTTTGCAAATGATATTCCTCCAGCCTTTCCTCTACCAGTAGCT
Coding sequences within it:
- a CDS encoding citryl-CoA lyase, producing MKEKKFEWRTAISKVEPNKIIIRGYALDKIIGKKSFCEVVYLLWMGKFPTKEEGKMMNAMLVSGCDHSLAAPSADATRFVASSGVPLQASVASGIIALGEYHGGSIEGCAKILQEGVKESEKQNKTLSQIADEIVQKHHLQKKRVLGFGHPYHKSDPRTKKLLKLAKDLKIYGGHCKLVSEIEQSIKNMLNKKIILNVDGAIASIISDMGFPYKYGKGFYIVSRAAGLVAHAIEQEEREKPFKAVPLDQIIYDGPEERSL
- a CDS encoding zinc-binding dehydrogenase → DYVALPEVCAWKNSEKIPFEFASVQEPLGNSVYATLEGGGVTGKKVVIFGCGPTGLFAAGVAKVSGASEIISVGKHEFRMEIAKKMGADHILKYPDDDIVKLITEITDGEGVDVVIEMTGSQDAINQGLSVLKKGGRFTAFGIPSGKVEIDLANDIIFKGANIVGISGRKMFDTWYRVAGLLESKRIDISPVITHKFPLEEFKKGFELMMSEERKAAKILLFP
- a CDS encoding glycine C-acetyltransferase, with amino-acid sequence MSHHMKFLDEALDNLRKNKIFRELTVIEGAQGPRVKIGGKEVINLSSNNYLGLNTHPKLKEAALKAIEKYGVGSGAVRTIAGTLDIHKKSEERIAEFKKTEAVVLFQSGGLANQGTIQSIMGKDDVIFSDEFNHASIIDGCRLSRAEIKVYPHKDMGVLENLLKEYKGTGKKLIVSDGVFSMDGDICPLPNIAELGEKYEAITMVDDAHASGVLGKNGRGTVDHFNLHGRIDIQMGTLSKAIGCMGGYIAGSKSLRDYLIHFSRPFLFSTSHPPSVPASILAAIDVLENEPEILDTLWSNVNFFKGELKNLGFDTGISETPITPVIVGEASIAVKMSDRLLEEAIFGQSISFPTVPRGKARIRTIVTAAHTKDDLSIALEKFEKVGKELAII
- a CDS encoding acetate--CoA ligase family protein, encoding MKLYEYESKIIFKKEGIPIPEGYLASTPDEVEKIVENLKKEVTIKAQILATGRGKAGGISFAKNPKEAKQLARKLFSLKIKGFEVRKVLVEERLFPSAELFLGITYDISQKTAVVISSSLGGIDINEVAKKYPEKVFTLPVNMIWGIQNYQGKLLAKNMGLKSKDMFKAAGIAVKLFNIFKKYDCDLAEINPLILTQDGELIAADAHLELEQEALYRHKELEQLGIPIRKDSPRIPTKFEIEAEKIDKIDHRGVAGRVVEFDGDLGLLIGGGGASLTIFDAIRYHGGKPANYCEIGGNPTVKKVKELTKLILKKPDIKGLAVITNVLNNTRVDLVARGVILAMVELDINPSEYPVLFRSAGAYEEDGYRILKKYKIKYMDRSYSIDQAAKAAVEMIS
- a CDS encoding DUF362 domain-containing protein yields the protein MSKVAIVKCENYEEDVVKKAVEKSINLLGGISNFINEKDKVLIKPNLLRASLPESLIITYPALIKSVAKLVRNLGAEVTIGDSPGGTFTKNSLSKVYKISGLTDVSNETGAKLNWNTNYSTKPNPEGLIVKSFEIIDAVSKADKIISISKLKTHGFTYITGAVKNLFGLIPGLKKIGFHTMFQNVDHFSQMLLDLYILTKPALNIMDAVIAMEGSGPSAGDAKKVGLILASDDAVCLDLVATYIIGVNPLKVPTLKAAIDRGMISGEISDIEIVGEDINSVRVLDFKPHPTERRDFWFYPPVIRKWAIKNLNSTPIIKSNCIGCGVCIKNCSVNAMKLISINKMSIDKDVKKKANIDLKKCIRCYCCHELCPEKAVGLKKPFLLKMISLKS
- a CDS encoding 2,3-bisphosphoglycerate-independent phosphoglycerate mutase translates to MREEFIDSLIKAEKSKIILVVIDGVGGLALPGGKGTELQIANTPNLDALATESSCGLLEPIGAGITPGSGPAHLALFGYDPIKNNMGRGILSALGTGFNLTSDDVAARVNFATVDEKGRVLDRRAGRIKTELNKKLCEKILKNIKLDPSIKFFLYPEKDYRAVLILRGDDLWGDLVDTDPQKIGVVPLQPKATNTRSKKTAKIVSDFISQVRIILADEKLANMILLRGFDKYIPFKSIKERYSLKALAIAEYPMYKGMAKLLGMEIAKNISGLDSQIEALKKNYDKYDFFFFHIKKTDSFGEDGDFDAKVKEIEKVDAMIPEIVELNPDVLVVTSDHSTPALLRYHSWHPVPVVIKSIYARKDSVTKFDEISCANGILGLKPTTDLMPLALACANRLKKFGA
- a CDS encoding 4Fe-4S binding protein yields the protein MGMFVKVEINNNKCKKVKNCKICEEVCPVEIFKFEKLEENNGIISVIEENEDECVFCNLCLEKCPQKAITIKKLY
- a CDS encoding succinate--CoA ligase subunit alpha, giving the protein MSILIDEKIRVLVQGITGREASLFTKYMLDYGTNVVGGVTPGKGGQTIHGIPVFDCVNDVVKNFIANTSIISVPPPFAKDAALEAIDANIKLIVIFTERIPKKDVVLILDFAEQKGTKVIGPNSLGIISPGKSKVGAIGGPQIETKKSYMIGPAGIASTSGGMTTELANLLTSNEIGQSTCISVGGDPIVGMTFRELLPLFEKDTQTKVVVLFCEPGGTQEEDAARYIIEHSYSKPVIAFIGGRFVDEMPGMRFGHAGVIVQKGKGTAKGKIEAFKRAGVLVADTLTQLVDYVKESLS
- the nifU gene encoding Fe-S cluster assembly scaffold protein NifU, which encodes MPYSKIVMDHFLNPRNVGEIEDADGIGEVGNPICGDLMTFYIKVKNNKLEDIKFKTFGCGAAIAVSSIVSETAKGMNLDEAEKITSKKVAEMLGGLPPQKFHCSNLGAKALKKAIENYRKKAGKLNREIKSK